In a genomic window of Eriocheir sinensis breed Jianghai 21 chromosome 38, ASM2467909v1, whole genome shotgun sequence:
- the LOC127008614 gene encoding serine protease filzig-like, with translation MRVKTVLCLLVAAAACVAAEDEWSWGDASEASPVSQGQATFSVSVSPEREEEQETPIAARAIGVDVLPLEPHRELTEEELVALAAEGGDREGRFLGIGEKLCTYGIGINCNKKHPSPIKSHYGPPPRPVLPPSGTYGAPLPKPPLPPTGSYGPPLPYPNRKFGAHAPSKGNSFSPFKDFMTALEPYLPGGAKPKPQKGNSYLAPNPAYAPLLPSYQPPVPKPTYVSPQPSYVAPKPVPFAQKVDYVHKPTYVNPVHTYTVTKHSSKPTVVEHHSHTHTHIYKGDQGPAYYQEDPYYTQGSKQVFKRQPDSDSVKFEEPDSIQDIINTDSQRQATRVRVTSSVSSSTSSFPPRGQAPSPSSSFPPRSQAPSSSFPTSHVSSPSSSSFPPSRHVPQVPPHTFRPSKIETGFKPMRTVPETFFREQAAPTYREDCQCVPVSFCDAHDVVMPFTSDIRQFLDARTKGSDILSNATQVAGDEEEVVTEAPQDIVAPQVIVAHQELGSPIRRGRVLGLSADRVYVNADNETVEVEETATEAVTEVETEEPVTEVAETENEETATEEAVTEATEAEEASRVRRDVPAEGVEDAPVPNDRQGRQLTGFTPQDGSCGLEHVCCRRPVFRPTARTHQYSCGTRNAKGLLGRVKNPNSQFTEGDTEFGEYPWQAAILKRKEGAMMYVCGAALIDAKHVLTAAHCVDKLNPADLKIRLGEWDVSAKSEFYKHVELRVTGLYTHPDFYPGNLNNDLAVLRLEDFVDFTTNPHITPVCLPPEGSEFGHRCHATGWGKDAFGAEGRFSQVLKEVEVPVVGAAECQERLRQTRLGPQFNLHEGNLCAGGEAGKDTCKGDGGGPLVCPGPDGTVQLAGLVSWGIGCGHPGVPGVYVRVSHYLPWIRAITNS, from the exons ATGAGGGTTAAAA CCGTGTTGTGTctgctggtggcggcggcggcgtgcgtGGCGGCCGAGGATGAGTGGTCGTGGGGCGATGCGAGCGAGGCGTCCCCAGTGAGCCAGGGCCAGGCCACCTTCAGCGTCTCCGTCAGtcctgagagggaggaggagcaggagacgcCGATAGCAGCCAGGGCCATTGGTGTGGACGTCCTGCCGCTTGAGCCCCACCGCGAACTGacggaggaggagttggtggctCTAGCGGCCGAGGGAGGCGATCGCGAGGGCCGCTTCCTGGGCATCGGCGAGAAGCTTTGTACTTACGGCATCGGGATAAAC TGTAACAAGAAGCATCCTTCGCCAATCAAGTCCCATTACGGCCCGCCTCCAAGGCCCGTGTTGCCGCCCTCCGGAACCTACGGCGCCCCTCTGCCCAAGCCGCCCCTCCCCCCTACAGGCAGCTATGgcccccctctcccctaccccaACAGGAAGTTCGGCGCCCATGCCCCCTCCAAAGGcaactccttctcccccttcaagGACTTCATGACGGCCCTGGAGCCATACCTTCCAGGGGGAGCCAAACCTAAGCCACAGAAAGGGAATTCTTACCTCGCCCCCAACCCCGCCtacgcccccctcctcccctcctaccagCCCCCAGTACCCAAGCCAACATATGTGTCACCTCAGCCTTCCTACGTGGCCCCCAAGCCCGTGCCCTTCGCCCAAAAGGTTGACTACGTGCATAAGCCTACGTACGTAAACCCCGTTCATACCTACACCGTTACCAAGCACTCCTCCAAACCCACGGTAGTCGAGCaccactcccacacccacacccacatctaCAAGGGCGACCAGGGCCCCGCCTACTACCAGGAGGACCCATACTACACCCAGGGCTCCAAGCAGGTGTTCAAGCGGCAGCCCGACTCGGATTCCGTCAAGTTCGAGGAGCCGGACAGCATCCAGGACATCATCAACACGGACAGCCAGCGGCAGGCGACCCGAGTGCGTGTGACCAGTAgcgtttcctcctccacctcctccttccctccacgcgggcaagctccctccccttcctcctccttccctccacgcagccaagctccctcctcctccttccctacaagccacgtttcctccccctcctcttcctctttccctccaagcAGGCACGTTCCTCAGGTTCCGCCGCATACCTTCAGACCAAGCAAGATCGAGACCGGGTTCAAGCCCATGAGAACAGTTCCCGAGACGTTCTTCCGCGAGCAGGCCGCCCCGACCTACCGCGAGGACTGCCAGTGCGTGCCGGTGTCCTTCTGCGACGCCCATGACGTGGTGATGCCCTTCACCAGCGACATCAGGCAGTTCCTGGACGCCCGCACGAAGGGCTCAGACATCCTCTCCAACGCTACTCAGGTTgctggtgacgaggaggaggtggtaaccGAAGCACCTCAAGATATTGTTGCACCCCAAGTGATTGTTGCACACCAAGAGCTTGGCAGCCCCATCAGGCGGGGTCGTGTCTTGGGTCTGTCAGCCGATAGAGTCTACGTCAACGCCGACAATGAGACCGTCGAAGTGGAGGAGACAGCGACTGAGGCTGTGACTGAAGTCGAAACTGAAGAGCCGGTGACTGAAGTGGCAGAAACCGAGAATGAGGAGACCGCGACCGAGGAAGCTGTGACGGAGGCGACGGAAGCTGAAGAGGCGTCTCGTGTGAGGCGTGACGTACCGGCGGAGGGAGTGGAGGACGCGCCCGTGCCTAATGACCGCCAGGGG CGCCAACTCACAGGCTTCACCCCACAAGACGGCAGCTGCGGCCTGGAGCACGTCTGTTGTCGCCGCCCCGTCTTCCGCCCCACCGCGCGCACCCACCAGTACTCCTGCGGCACACGCAACGCCAAGGGGCTCCTGGGCCGCGTCAAGAACCCCAACTCGCAGTTCACGGAGGGCGACACTGAGTTCGGCGAGTACCCGTGGCAGGCGGCTATTctcaagaggaaggaaggcgccATGATGTACGTGTGCGGCGCTGCGCTCATTGACGCTAAACATGTGCTGACTGCTGCCCACTGTGTCGACAA ACTCAACCCCGCCGACCTCAAGATCCGCCTCGGGGAGTGGGACGTCTCCGCCAAGAGCGAGTTCTACAAGCACGTCGAGCTGCGCGTCACGGGGCTCTACACCCACCCGGACTTCTACCCCGGGAACCTCAACAACGACCTGGCGGTGCTGCGCCTCGAGGACTTCGTCGACTTTACCACCAA CCCTCACATCACCCCCGTCTGCCTGCCACCTGAGGGCTCGGAGTTCGGTCACCGCTGCCACGCTACGGGCTGGGGCAAGGACGCGTTCGGGGCAGAGGGACGCTTTAGCCAAGTCTTGAAGGAGGTCGAAGTGCCAGTTGTGGGTGCAGCGGAATGCCAGGAGAGGTTGAGGCAGACAAGACTCGGCCCACAGTTTAATCTTCACGAGGGAAACCTGTGTGCCGGAGGGGAAGCTGGTAAAGATACGTGCaag